A single Oryza brachyantha chromosome 8, ObraRS2, whole genome shotgun sequence DNA region contains:
- the LOC102705650 gene encoding major pollen allergen Ole e 10-like isoform X2 translates to MASATATLLTSFFALTLLTHHCFAAPSLYQSQTTMTWCVANPSASGAALRANLEFACSESDCAAIQGTGGCSFPGGDDDGSLPTRASVAMNAYYQARGRNSWNCFFNGTGLITITDPSSGSCKYA, encoded by the exons ATGGCTTCAGCTACTGCCACATTGCTCACATCCTTCTTTGCTCTCACACTCTTGACGCATCACTGTTTTG cagcacccaGCCTATACCAGAGCCAG ACAACCATGACATGGTGCGTCGCAAATCCATCAGCCAGCGGGGCTGCACTGAGGGCCAACCTTGAGTTCGCCTGCTCGGAGAGCGACTGCGCCGCCATCCAGGGCACCGGCGGGTGCTCCttccccggcggcgacgacgacggcagccTGCCGACGCGGGCGTCGGTCGCCATGAACGCTTACTACCAGGCCAGGGGGAGGAACTCATggaactgcttcttcaacggCACCGGCCTCATCACCATCACTGACCCCA GTTCAGGCAGTTGCAAGTATGCTTGA
- the LOC102705650 gene encoding major pollen allergen Ole e 10-like isoform X1: protein MASATATLLTSFFALTLLTHHCFAAAPSLYQSQTTMTWCVANPSASGAALRANLEFACSESDCAAIQGTGGCSFPGGDDDGSLPTRASVAMNAYYQARGRNSWNCFFNGTGLITITDPSSGSCKYA, encoded by the exons ATGGCTTCAGCTACTGCCACATTGCTCACATCCTTCTTTGCTCTCACACTCTTGACGCATCACTGTTTTG cagcagcacccaGCCTATACCAGAGCCAG ACAACCATGACATGGTGCGTCGCAAATCCATCAGCCAGCGGGGCTGCACTGAGGGCCAACCTTGAGTTCGCCTGCTCGGAGAGCGACTGCGCCGCCATCCAGGGCACCGGCGGGTGCTCCttccccggcggcgacgacgacggcagccTGCCGACGCGGGCGTCGGTCGCCATGAACGCTTACTACCAGGCCAGGGGGAGGAACTCATggaactgcttcttcaacggCACCGGCCTCATCACCATCACTGACCCCA GTTCAGGCAGTTGCAAGTATGCTTGA
- the LOC102705365 gene encoding E3 ubiquitin-protein ligase RGLG4-like: MGGVIGALFGGGGHRRAMERTVTNRAGGAGGDNRRRAMLSKKYSYIPDSYTSLEQVTAALRQQGLESSNLILGIDFTKSNEWTGKLSFNGQSLHKLGTTPNPYEQAISIIGKTLAPFDDDNLIPCFGFGDATTHDYNVFSFHPDNSSCHGFEEVLSCYKKIVPHLRLSGPTSFAPIVEAAVDIVDRSGGQYHVLVIVADGQVTRSIDTSDNDLSPQERATVDSIVMASSYPLSIVLVGVGDGPWEDMQRFDDKIPARHFDNFQFVNFTSIMSRSTTQQQKESAFALAALMEVPIQYKATMELGILGRSTGKAKRIMPAPPPLPSAPRQPSLRRAGSNAAAAAAPPSPRGDQVCPICLTNAKDLAFGCGHMCCRECGESLTRCPICRQTIRSKLRLYSG, encoded by the exons ATGGGCGGAGTGATCGGAGCGctgttcggcggcggcggtcaccGTCGTGCAATGGAAAGAACGGTGACGAACCGGgctggtggcgccggcggcgacaatCGCCGGAGGGCGATGCTGAGCAAGAAATACTCGTACATACCTGACTCCTACACTTCTCTCGAGCAG GTGACGGCGGCGTTACGACAGCAAGGGCTCGAGTCATCCAACCTGATACTTGGGATAGACTTCACCAAGAGCAACGAATGGACAG GGAAGCTTTCGTTCAACGGGCAGAGCCTGCACAAGCTAGGCACCACGCCGAATCCTTACGAGCAAGCCATCAGCATCATCGGCAAGACTCTGGCGCCGTTCGACGACGACAATCTCATCCCTTGCTTCGGCTTCGGCGATG CAACGACCCATGACTACAATGTTTTCAGCTTCCATCCTGACAACTCTTCCTGCCATGGTTTCGAGGAGGTCCTATCATGTTATAAGAAGATTGTGCCACACCTCAGACTATCTG GGCCTACTTCTTTCGCGCCGATCGTCGAGGCGGCCGTCGACATTGTGGACAGGAGCGGAGGGCAGTATCATGTTCTTGTCATTGTTGCAGATGGGCAG GTGACTAGGAGTATTGATACAAGCGACAATGATCTTAGCCCCCAGGAGAGGGCGACAGTGGACTCCATTGTCATGGCAAG CTCCTACCCTCTGTCCATTGTTCTTGTTGGAGTTGGAGATGGCCCTTGGGAAGACATGCAGAGGTTCGACGACAAGATCCCGGCTCGCCATTTCGACAACTTTCAG TTTGTGAACTTCACGTCGATCATGTCGAGGAGCACGACGCAGCAGCAGAAGGAGTCGGCGTTCGCGCTGGCAGCTCTCATGGAGGTGCCCATCCAGTACAAGGCCACCATGGAGCTCGGCATCCTAGG CCGGTCGACGGGGAAGGCGAAGAGGATCAtgccggcaccgccgccgctgccgtcggcgccgcggcAGCCGTCGCTGAGGAGGGCAGGCAgcaacgccgccgcggcagccgcTCCACCGTCACCGAGAGGGGATCAA GTGTGCCCAATCTGCCTGACCAATGCCAAGGACTTAGCATTTGGCTGTGGCCACATG TGTTGCAGGGAATGTGGGGAGAGTCTGACCAGATGCCCAATCTGTCGACAGACGATTCGATCCAAGCTGAGGCTGTACTCAGGATGA